One genomic segment of Thioclava sp. GXIMD2076 includes these proteins:
- the efeU gene encoding iron uptake transporter permease EfeU: protein MLATLVIALREGLEATLIVGIIAAFLRRNGAGLGPMWAGVGLAVLLSLGVGLGLNHLEQSLPQARQEALETLIGVVAIVFVTGMIWWMDRHGRDLRSSLEKDAAAALSGRGATALAAMAFLAVLKEGFETAVFFLATFSAAQSALWAGIGALIGLALAIGIGWGIYQGGVRLNLSRFFRITGGFLVLVAAGLCVSALRTGHEAGWINGGQQMVMDLGWLVAPGTVQAALITGVLGIPSDPRLIEVLGWVSYLAIVGALVYWPTAYRPSPRNAGRLKLGAALMLAVAALGLFLVPQPRARLRPQAPVAALRGDGAGQVQLRGDALALDFGGVPLNLPHSSAQSSDHNGLALSEADYGATVALNDAPQTVSFAELVALNGGRRPIGLNPTRYPGPYTAQWQADLDAHARLAQGAVVQVRGGAQVLVTLSGGGLQTPRSLRVRKLPQAVAAQTGPLAWATSDTFSAKAMAAYRAYGSALQEWQFWARQLSVVLLLAALAIALRAARQLRSLAPERVSPSHGAGVEPAPKGSH from the coding sequence ATGCTGGCAACTTTGGTGATCGCGCTCCGTGAAGGGCTTGAGGCGACGCTGATCGTAGGGATCATCGCGGCCTTCCTGCGTCGCAACGGGGCGGGGCTCGGCCCGATGTGGGCCGGTGTCGGGCTGGCGGTTCTTCTGTCGCTGGGTGTGGGGCTTGGCCTCAACCATCTCGAACAGAGCCTGCCGCAGGCCCGTCAGGAAGCGCTCGAGACACTGATCGGCGTGGTGGCCATCGTCTTTGTTACCGGCATGATCTGGTGGATGGACCGCCACGGGCGTGATCTTAGATCGAGCCTCGAAAAGGATGCGGCGGCCGCGCTCTCGGGGCGTGGGGCCACGGCACTGGCCGCAATGGCCTTTCTGGCGGTGCTGAAGGAAGGCTTCGAGACGGCGGTGTTCTTTCTGGCAACCTTCTCGGCGGCGCAATCGGCCCTTTGGGCAGGGATCGGCGCGCTGATCGGACTGGCGCTGGCGATCGGCATCGGCTGGGGTATTTATCAGGGCGGGGTGCGGCTGAACCTGTCGCGCTTTTTCCGCATTACCGGCGGTTTCCTCGTTCTGGTCGCGGCGGGGCTTTGTGTGAGCGCGCTGCGCACAGGCCATGAGGCGGGTTGGATCAATGGCGGTCAGCAGATGGTCATGGATCTGGGCTGGCTCGTGGCGCCCGGCACGGTTCAGGCCGCGCTGATTACCGGTGTGCTGGGCATCCCCTCCGATCCGCGGCTGATCGAGGTTCTGGGATGGGTGAGCTATCTCGCGATTGTCGGGGCGCTTGTCTACTGGCCCACAGCCTATCGCCCGAGCCCGCGCAATGCGGGGCGGCTGAAACTGGGCGCGGCGCTGATGCTGGCCGTTGCGGCACTGGGTCTGTTTCTTGTGCCGCAGCCGCGGGCGAGGCTGCGCCCGCAGGCGCCGGTCGCGGCGCTGCGTGGCGATGGGGCGGGGCAGGTGCAGCTGCGCGGGGACGCGCTGGCCCTCGATTTTGGGGGCGTCCCCCTGAACCTGCCGCATTCTTCGGCGCAGAGTTCGGACCATAACGGGCTCGCGCTGAGCGAGGCCGATTACGGTGCGACGGTGGCTTTGAATGACGCTCCACAGACGGTGAGTTTTGCCGAACTGGTGGCGCTGAATGGCGGGCGGCGTCCGATCGGGTTGAACCCCACCCGCTATCCCGGCCCTTACACCGCGCAATGGCAGGCCGATCTGGACGCCCATGCCCGTCTGGCGCAGGGCGCGGTTGTGCAGGTGCGAGGCGGGGCACAGGTTCTGGTGACCCTGTCGGGCGGCGGTCTGCAGACCCCGCGCAGCCTGCGCGTGCGCAAGCTGCCCCAAGCCGTTGCGGCGCAAACCGGCCCTCTCGCATGGGCCACCTCCGATACGTTTTCAGCCAAAGCCATGGCCGCCTATCGCGCCTATGGCTCAGCCTTGCAGGAATGGCAGTTCTGGGCCCGCCAGCTGTCTGTTGTCCTTCTTCTGGCGGCCCTTGCGATTGCCCTGCGCGCGGCGCGGCAATTGCGCTCTCTCGCACCCGAACGGGTCTCTCCCTCACATGGCGCAGGGGTAGAACCTGCGCCCAAAGGATCTCACTGA
- a CDS encoding GTP-binding protein — MAIPDTQIPVFVLTGFLGAGKTTLLNRLLEDPAYADTALVINEFGLVAVDHDLVRKGREARASVTTTGCICCTRGSDLRASLDELLVLRRNGTLPPFSRVIVETTGLADLAPIVNSLIPGGLAAVALADHAVARAFRLSGVITVVDVEGIGAVLEAHPESLRQIAFADHVVLSKTDLHPAGDLGEALRGLNPGVIVHDAAADGFSPASLIGAGSYSAFGKGEQVGKWLAAEAQQPPLTGGHFHDLNRHGGVQAVPLTSDTPVDETALRQFLTRLTATPSNGLLRIKGLMALRDDPSRPLVVHAVGHRLYPGLRLEGWPDGQAGNRLVIIGTALDEMALRQQFDRLGGLPFADFPIVQGIR, encoded by the coding sequence ATGGCCATACCCGATACCCAGATCCCCGTCTTCGTGCTGACCGGTTTTCTGGGGGCTGGCAAGACGACGCTTCTCAACCGGCTTCTGGAAGATCCCGCCTATGCCGATACCGCGCTGGTGATCAACGAGTTCGGTCTGGTGGCGGTCGATCATGATCTGGTGCGCAAGGGCCGCGAGGCGCGGGCCAGCGTCACCACGACGGGCTGTATCTGCTGCACGCGGGGCAGCGATCTGCGCGCCTCGCTTGACGAGCTGCTTGTGCTGCGGCGCAACGGGACGCTGCCGCCTTTCTCGCGGGTTATCGTGGAGACAACAGGGCTGGCCGATCTGGCCCCCATCGTGAACAGCCTTATTCCCGGCGGGCTGGCGGCGGTCGCTCTGGCCGATCATGCGGTGGCGCGGGCGTTCCGGCTGTCGGGTGTGATCACGGTGGTGGATGTCGAGGGGATCGGGGCGGTGCTCGAGGCCCATCCCGAAAGCCTTCGCCAGATTGCCTTCGCCGATCATGTGGTCCTAAGCAAGACAGACCTCCACCCTGCGGGAGATCTGGGTGAGGCGCTGCGCGGCCTCAATCCGGGGGTGATCGTGCATGACGCGGCTGCCGATGGATTCTCGCCCGCCAGTCTGATCGGAGCTGGAAGCTACAGCGCCTTCGGCAAGGGCGAGCAGGTCGGCAAATGGCTGGCTGCTGAGGCGCAGCAGCCGCCCCTGACGGGCGGTCATTTCCATGATCTCAACCGGCATGGAGGGGTGCAGGCAGTGCCCTTGACCTCGGATACACCGGTTGATGAAACCGCGCTGCGCCAGTTCCTGACGCGGCTGACAGCCACGCCCTCGAACGGGCTTTTGCGGATCAAGGGGCTGATGGCGCTGCGCGATGACCCGTCGCGCCCGCTGGTGGTGCATGCGGTAGGCCACAGGCTCTATCCCGGTCTTCGGCTCGAGGGCTGGCCCGACGGGCAGGCCGGCAACCGGCTTGTGATCATCGGCACTGCGCTCGATGAAATGGCTCTGCGCCAGCAATTCGACCGTCTGGGCGGTCTGCCCTTTGCGGATTTTCCCATCGTGCAGGGCATCCGTTGA
- the efeO gene encoding iron uptake system protein EfeO produces the protein MSVSRSYPIILPLLAALATSTSASAQTAESNASGAAQVAITMTSDNGGSCKLSATEAAAGPVTFTVTNQTATALTEVELLSGNRIIGEKENLAPGLPSVTFTVTLGGGSYDIYCPGADPQKTAFTVTGAAAKRAEGSVSELLDKGTADYSAYVNKTVDAMVVAVTKLDADITAGDLEAAKTDYAHARPFYERIEADVDGFVMDGFDATDNHGNLDYLIDMRASNEDPAVGWSGYHAIERDLFERGAITDDTKTTAHELLKNVKLLDQLAPSLEFWPEDLANGAADLLEEVQSTKISGEEEAYSHIDLADFAGNVEGAEQAFAYLEPGMAQIDPDLTKRVSDEFDKVRALLDGYRDNTVPGGYVLYTDALKASDKVTLSRAIQSLQEPLSRVAEKVATAG, from the coding sequence ATGTCTGTCTCCCGCTCCTATCCGATCATCCTCCCGCTTCTGGCAGCGCTTGCCACAAGCACCTCCGCCTCGGCCCAGACCGCCGAAAGCAACGCCTCTGGCGCCGCTCAGGTCGCGATCACGATGACCTCCGATAATGGCGGCAGCTGCAAGCTGAGCGCGACCGAAGCCGCCGCAGGCCCCGTGACCTTTACTGTCACCAACCAGACCGCCACCGCCCTGACCGAGGTCGAACTCCTCTCGGGTAATCGCATCATCGGCGAGAAGGAAAACCTTGCGCCCGGTCTGCCATCGGTCACCTTTACTGTCACGCTGGGCGGCGGCAGCTACGACATCTACTGCCCCGGTGCCGATCCGCAAAAGACCGCCTTCACCGTCACCGGCGCTGCCGCCAAACGTGCCGAGGGCAGCGTCTCGGAGTTGCTCGACAAGGGCACCGCCGATTACAGCGCCTATGTGAACAAGACCGTCGATGCGATGGTCGTGGCCGTGACCAAGCTCGATGCCGATATTACCGCGGGAGATCTGGAGGCTGCCAAGACCGATTACGCCCATGCCCGCCCCTTCTACGAGCGGATCGAAGCCGATGTGGACGGTTTCGTGATGGACGGGTTCGATGCGACCGACAATCACGGCAATCTCGATTATCTTATCGATATGCGGGCCTCGAACGAGGATCCGGCGGTAGGCTGGTCGGGCTATCATGCGATCGAGCGCGATCTCTTCGAGCGGGGCGCGATCACCGACGACACCAAGACCACGGCGCATGAGCTGCTGAAGAACGTGAAGCTGCTTGACCAGCTGGCCCCAAGCCTCGAATTCTGGCCCGAGGATCTGGCCAATGGCGCGGCGGATCTGCTCGAAGAAGTCCAGAGCACCAAGATCAGCGGCGAGGAAGAGGCCTATAGCCATATCGATCTGGCCGATTTCGCGGGCAATGTCGAAGGCGCCGAGCAGGCCTTTGCCTATCTGGAGCCGGGGATGGCGCAGATCGATCCCGATCTGACCAAACGCGTGAGCGACGAGTTCGACAAGGTGCGCGCGCTGCTCGATGGCTACCGCGACAATACGGTGCCCGGTGGCTATGTGCTCTATACCGATGCGCTGAAAGCCTCCGACAAGGTGACGCTCAGCCGGGCCATCCAGTCGCTGCAGGAACCGCTGTCGCGCGTGGCCGAAAAGGTCGCGACTGCTGGCTGA